ATACGGCATCTGTCCTGCTCGAGGCCATGGATTATGTACGTTTCCTTCACGAACAAGTGAAGGTTTGTGTTTTTCTAGCTAAGTTTACAAAATTTCCTGTAACCTACATGTTTGGattttgattatgatgataCAAGATTTCCCATATGGGATAACAAACCAAAAAATGCAGCATAGTTTGTCAGCCAGAACTACCCATCTATTCATAGTTTATTTTGTAGTTATCGTAAAGCATTTTCAACCATAATGTGGTATCCAATCAATTAGAGTGGTTAACCATGCTTCTTTATCAGCAAGGTGCGTGCTTTAGCCAAACCATGCTTTTGGCCCTGACATCCTTGTCTCGTCTGACTTCAATATTTTTGTTGCATTCTCACTTTTTTTGCTTTAGAAAATAACGTTTTACATTTCTATGTGTTCTGCGGTGGGTTATTACAGTTTGAGCCCCCGTTTGTTTTCAAGACTTGTTAGTCTAAAATTTTAGCACTATTCTTTAAATATTATTCCTGTCCGCAACCAGCTCATCGTCTGGTTATGTTGTAGTAAGCATAAAGTTCAGACACAAAATACCAGAAACTAAGATTATGTCAGGTCTTTGGCAATATTTGGTAGCTATATGAATGCATCTGTTGACATGATGGTTGCATTTGTTGTTAGAACActttcttgaaacacttgaccACCTCATACTTCAGTTTTGAGGCTTAAGAGACTTAACTGATCTATCACTTATTGTGGTATGGTTCCAGGTATTGAGTGCTCCTTATCTGCAAAGTACACCGACAGCTAAAATGCAGGTAATCACGAGCTTTTGATAATTCTGAAATTCAGTAACGGTAAGGAAGTGTTCATTTTGTAGAACCTTGAATTTTAATTTGGTAGAACCATGGCTATTGTGGATAGTACTCAGAATTTCTTTTACGTCTTCACTATAGATTTGGTTTATATTACCAAACAACTtctctgatatatatatatataagtacatATGGTGAAGTTTAtgctttttcatttttctggcGCTGTTAAGAGACAGAATGATTTGAATTGTCGCTATGGGCAGACTTTAAGTTTCAAGGTTTTTTGACTGTCCTGCAGGAGGTTGAGCAATGCAGTTTGAGAAATAGAGGTTTGTGTCTTGTCCCAGTTGCTTATACCATTGGAGTTGCGCAGAGCAATGGTGCAGATATCTGGGCTCCCATCAAGACTACATCTCCCAAGTTTGGGAACTCTTTCCCATGATCACATTGACATGATTCATACTAGGTTCCTTGAGTTATGCAAAATGGATACAAAATCCGTCATGATGTTATTTATAATAACCAGTCGTACCAGGTGCAATCCCTTTGATTTTGAGCTGGTGATGGGATCAAGCGCATCTGGTGTATGATAACAGGTACTTGTATCGGATTATGCAAACATGTATATGTCATAGACATGGATTTGTGAACAATCCTAACAACAATTAATTAGTGAATACATGGAGGGGGAAATTGTcacttcttgttttatttgaagtttgaacccTCTGCCAAACCTATATTGTAAACTGCACTAAAAAACTGCTCAGCCAGAACCAGCGCGCTTCCTTGTGCGTTGTGAGGATTGTCATGCAGAGAGAAGTCATGCAGCACGTCTTTCTTGTTGAAGGTTTTCTGTTATCATTTGATGCAGGATTGTCATGCATCCTCCAAGACTGAATTTTCAGATACTTAAAAACTAGTGACATGAGGTGTTGCAAGGTCAAAATCAAATCATTGAAAATCATACTAACATCTAAGGCCACGAGACTATAAAAGCCAACATCCAGTTCTGTATTTGCCTTCAAGTTTAGGAGAAATGAGCAATGAGCTTTTACCATGGTTTCATAGTCACCTCTTAGAACAACACCATGGTGGAATTTTGTTGgcacaacaaaatatattgaagaaTGCATTTTGCTGATATGGTTGAATCAATAAAATGTAAGGGATACATATGCACCCAGTAATTGCTAAGTACAGACCgattgtttttttaataatccACATCATTGATTTGTACTCCAATTTGCTGGACTCATTTTAATGAATAACTTTGATTTCCGTTCCAACATTTACATTTAATAATTCGCTTTCTAAAAATTCACGTCAATGATTGCAAGTGGAACTCCTATAAATCCCATGGGTTGAAAGCTTCCTTCCCCCGCAACCACTGAAGTATaacattaagagtgtgttttgattgagggatttgaaggaaagggaaaagaagagaaataaagtttccttccaattccaattcccttgtttggatagtttataaaaaattaaggggagagatttgaggggatttggaaggaagatttcattaaatttttgtcaaaattctttcgtCCCAAAATGAAGTAATTTGGGGGGaatggattactaattaagttagtTAGAAGTTTAAAACATATGCTACAATTGTTCGCTATATGTATCAAACAATTATAGCTCCTctacatatattttattattactgTTCGTTTGTTTTtcggagtggggtgattggaggtggttgatgtagaatATGAGGCCcgtataggagcccaatatattggattacgatggattatacaataaacaGGGTACGTATCtatagaccgtctgagatgaggtgcatcacaggggacgctctctggtgtaggctatgctatctggatatccgatcctcatccagtttcggtgtggacctagactgggagacaccctacggggattagggtgggtccaggggtggattatggatcacagattatggattatggattttggtgtacggattatggattttCGGAGGCTGGGGTTTGTGGTTACGGTACTGTATAGCTTTATCGGTTACCATGTTACTTGATTGggttgccaatgattgtatatttattgtactacatattttgcatcatattcctggatttcttatttttttggatatcggtgtttccTTTCTACGCTCTACTGacctttgtggctcacccctcttctttattccctttcaggtgagtttggTGTGGGTGATGGTGGTCAGGGACGGGTTGcatgagctgatgtgtagcctcgagccgactattctagcagggcatggattttggtattgtattttgtgtgtattacacggtttggtatcgagtaGATATATTCTGCTGATCTGTtgttgta
This genomic window from Tripterygium wilfordii isolate XIE 37 chromosome 9, ASM1340144v1, whole genome shotgun sequence contains:
- the LOC120006643 gene encoding transcription factor bHLH153-like isoform X2 gives rise to the protein MMENKRGPWSVDQGNFTSLSSKRHKSDLSISTKERKEKLSERIVALQQLVSPYGKVLSAPYLQSTPTAKMQEVEQCSLRNRGLCLVPVAYTIGVAQSNGADIWAPIKTTSPKFGNSFP
- the LOC120006643 gene encoding transcription factor bHLH153-like isoform X1 yields the protein MMENKRGPWSVDQGNFTSLSSKRHKSDLSISTKERKEKLSERIVALQQLVSPYGKTDTASVLLEAMDYVRFLHEQVKVLSAPYLQSTPTAKMQEVEQCSLRNRGLCLVPVAYTIGVAQSNGADIWAPIKTTSPKFGNSFP